One Lacipirellulaceae bacterium DNA window includes the following coding sequences:
- a CDS encoding homoserine dehydrogenase — translation MPDLEKTKVAIIGLGTVGSGVARLLLDHGDRTARHAGRVLWLEKAVVRDLKKPRDCDLPETVALTDQIEAVVNDPNIQVVAQLIGGLEPARTIMLQLLESGKDIVTANKALLAEHGAELFDRARELGRSIAFEASVAGGIPIIANVSQCLSANQITSLHGILNGTSNFILSKMHEDGASYEEVLPEAQRLGYAEADPTMDVDGSDAAQKLAILAHLAFGARVHWKEIPRTGIDTLDLADVRYAEEMGYKIKLLAVADLVDEGLELHVSPTLVRTGSPLAEVGGPMNAVRVDGDAVGRVMFYGPGAGQMPTASAVVADLIDTAVGRTELTFKTLELWSNRQARVDASDYANARGRFYLRATVEDHPGVLSEVTSALGTEDISIASVLQHEPLAGEDVIPLVIMTHETTEGAAAKACATIDQLKAVRGETVRMWVRD, via the coding sequence AGGCTACTGCTCGACCACGGCGATCGCACCGCTCGGCACGCTGGCAGGGTCCTCTGGCTCGAAAAAGCGGTCGTCCGCGATTTGAAGAAGCCTCGCGATTGCGATCTACCGGAGACGGTCGCCCTCACCGACCAAATCGAAGCGGTCGTCAATGATCCGAACATCCAAGTCGTCGCCCAACTCATCGGCGGCTTGGAGCCCGCTCGCACGATCATGCTGCAGCTCCTCGAAAGTGGCAAAGACATCGTCACCGCTAACAAAGCGTTGTTGGCTGAACACGGAGCGGAGCTGTTCGACCGTGCCCGCGAACTGGGCCGCTCGATTGCCTTCGAGGCGTCGGTCGCCGGCGGTATCCCCATCATCGCCAATGTCAGCCAGTGCCTCTCCGCCAATCAGATCACTTCGCTGCACGGCATCCTCAACGGCACCAGTAACTTCATCCTCAGCAAGATGCACGAGGATGGGGCGAGCTACGAAGAAGTCTTGCCCGAAGCACAACGCCTTGGCTACGCGGAAGCCGATCCGACGATGGATGTCGACGGTTCTGACGCAGCACAGAAGTTGGCGATTCTCGCTCATCTCGCCTTTGGTGCCCGGGTTCACTGGAAAGAGATTCCCCGCACCGGCATCGATACCCTCGATTTGGCCGATGTCCGCTACGCCGAAGAGATGGGCTACAAAATCAAACTGCTGGCCGTGGCCGATTTGGTCGACGAAGGCCTGGAACTTCACGTCTCACCGACGTTAGTTCGCACTGGCAGCCCGCTCGCTGAAGTCGGCGGACCGATGAATGCCGTCCGCGTTGACGGCGATGCCGTGGGGCGTGTGATGTTCTACGGCCCAGGAGCTGGGCAAATGCCGACAGCTTCGGCAGTTGTTGCTGATCTGATCGATACGGCGGTGGGGCGCACCGAACTGACGTTCAAGACGCTCGAACTCTGGTCGAACCGCCAGGCAAGAGTGGACGCGAGCGACTACGCGAATGCTCGCGGAAGGTTTTATTTGCGAGCAACCGTCGAGGATCACCCGGGCGTCCTCTCAGAAGTGACCTCGGCACTCGGAACGGAAGACATCTCGATCGCCTCGGTCCTCCAACACGAACCGCTAGCTGGCGAGGATGTCATCCCGCTCGTAATCATGACCCACGAAACGACTGAAGGAGCGGCAGCCAAAGCCTGCGCGACGATCGACCAACTCAAAGCCGTCCGCGGCGAAACGGTTCGCATGTGGGTTCGTGATTGA
- a CDS encoding cofactor-independent phosphoglycerate mutase — MKYAIIIPDGAADEPQEALDGKTPLEAAKTPAMDALVAEGVIASACHTPHSLPAGSEVGNMSLLGYDPLKNFTGRAPIEAAAQGIELGPNDWAIRCNLVTIEDQMMRDFTAGHIDDEAGAALLATLQEEVASDEKYAGALEFIPGVSYRNLLIWRGEALDPPFTMDMKHTPPHDLTDKSVINDFPRGPGSDVLVELMEASQQVFGNHPVNAARVAADKLPATNVWLWGIGLAPKLAPFTEAYGPRGAMITAVDLLRGLANLVGWQNINVPGATGYLDTDYAAKGKYAIDALDEHDLICVHVEAPDEASHEGRCDEKVKAIEEIDTHVVGPLVEALKSRASDVDDGWRVMISPDHPTFLSTKTHTHGNVPVAMAGKGIEADRFTSYGDTNAANSELAFEKGWRLMEWFIKK; from the coding sequence ATGAAATACGCCATCATCATCCCCGACGGTGCCGCCGACGAGCCGCAAGAGGCGCTCGACGGCAAGACGCCCCTCGAAGCCGCCAAGACCCCTGCGATGGATGCGCTCGTGGCCGAAGGCGTGATCGCCAGCGCTTGCCACACGCCGCACTCGCTCCCTGCTGGTTCCGAAGTTGGGAACATGAGCCTCTTAGGCTACGACCCACTGAAAAATTTTACGGGCCGTGCCCCCATCGAAGCAGCTGCCCAAGGGATCGAGCTTGGCCCCAACGATTGGGCGATTCGCTGCAACCTAGTCACCATCGAAGACCAAATGATGCGCGACTTCACGGCAGGTCACATTGATGATGAAGCAGGGGCCGCCCTCCTGGCGACTTTGCAAGAGGAAGTCGCCAGCGATGAGAAATACGCAGGGGCATTGGAGTTCATCCCTGGAGTCAGCTACCGTAACCTGCTGATTTGGCGCGGGGAAGCGCTAGATCCCCCCTTCACGATGGACATGAAGCACACGCCGCCACACGATCTGACGGACAAGTCGGTCATCAACGACTTTCCACGTGGTCCCGGAAGCGATGTGCTGGTCGAGCTCATGGAAGCCTCGCAGCAAGTGTTCGGCAACCATCCGGTGAACGCTGCCCGTGTTGCTGCTGACAAGCTCCCAGCAACGAACGTCTGGCTCTGGGGCATCGGACTCGCCCCCAAACTGGCACCTTTTACCGAGGCTTACGGACCACGCGGTGCCATGATCACGGCAGTTGACCTGCTTCGTGGCTTGGCGAATCTGGTCGGCTGGCAGAACATCAATGTCCCGGGGGCCACCGGCTACCTCGACACCGATTACGCCGCCAAAGGGAAGTACGCGATCGACGCCCTCGACGAGCATGATCTCATCTGTGTCCACGTCGAAGCACCCGACGAAGCCTCACACGAGGGACGCTGCGACGAGAAAGTCAAAGCGATCGAAGAAATCGACACGCACGTCGTCGGTCCTTTGGTAGAAGCGTTGAAATCAAGAGCCAGTGATGTTGATGATGGCTGGCGAGTGATGATCTCCCCCGATCACCCCACGTTCCTCAGCACCAAAACCCACACTCACGGAAACGTCCCCGTGGCGATGGCTGGCAAAGGAATCGAGGCAGACAGGTTCACGTCATATGGCGACACGAATGCCGCGAACTCCGAGCTGGCATTCGAGAAAGGTTGGCGGTTGATGGAATGGTTTATAAAAAAATGA